From one Dermacentor silvarum isolate Dsil-2018 chromosome 3, BIME_Dsil_1.4, whole genome shotgun sequence genomic stretch:
- the LOC119444546 gene encoding monocarboxylate transporter 9, whose product MAYKCEQSKEDGVVNKLPPPKQPHREPGVDTCWYMAGLCALVTFMTSATIRSSGFLYIGMMEEFRVDRGQAAWPICLFGAVSNLAGIVAGPLCQRFGPVPVMYAGSVTMWMGLITSSFSPNISWMTATLGILFGFGSGIVFMMLFVFINQYFDKYKGLALGIMYTGSTSSAFVFPRLLLFLKETYNFRTSVMIFGAIVMHVTAISLVLKEPVWIRRKKHQEKVATQNAKALIFTIESGDMKIIAEKTLTDKPAPDPRSLRYGLTVLKCPMFYVIMVTYIIYNYNFDIFMTTVPDFAVDRGTSVTAAVGLVPLFSITDTVGRLGLPVLADRGYLKRSTLVMINYLLMGLCLLALPWSTSYVSILAICLCVATFVGCGMTMYPAIMAEYVGLERLPISYGIVGTVAGPLFLLKPFLIGYFRDNIGAYDSLYTLLASALIVLALIWLVVVCAENKKKGTWRLEHKGTLDDSLAAGANRCQFTGEFKTSACPNRTEGPTYYVT is encoded by the exons ATGGCTTACAAGTGCGAACAAAGCAAAGAAGACGGCGTGGTGAACAAGCTGCCGCCACCTAAGCAGCCGCACAGAGAGCCTGGAGTGGATACTTGCTGGTACATGGCTGGCCTCTGCGCACTTGTCACATTCATGACATCGGCGACGATCCGGTCCTCTGGCTTCCTGTACATCGGCATGATGGAAGAGTTCCGCGTCGATCGCGGACAGGCCGCGTGGCCCATTTGCCTCTTCGGTGCCGTCAGCAATCTAGCTG GAATTGTTGCTGGCCCTCTGTGCCAGAGGTTCGGACCCGTGCCGGTGATGTACGCGGGCAGCGTCACGATGTGGATGGGCCTAATCACGAGCAGTTTTTCACCGAACATATCGTGGATGACAGCAACTCTTGGTATCCTGTTCG GTTTTGGCTCTGGAATTGTATTCATGATGCTGTTCGTCTTCATCAACCAGTACTTTGACAAGTATAAGGGCCTCGCTCTCGGGATCATGTACACCGGTTCTACAAGCTCGGCTTTCGTGTTCCCGAGGCTTCTCCTGTTCCTCAAAGAAACGTACAACTTCCGCACCAGCGTTATGATCTTTGGTGCCATTGTGATGCACGTAACGGCGATCAGCCTCGTCCTTAAGGAACCTGTTTGGATTCGCCGAAAGAAACACCAAGAGAAAGTAGCCACCCAGAATGCTAAGGCATTGATTTTCACCATCGAGAGCGGAGACATGAAAATTATCGCTGAAAAGACCTTAACTGATAAACCAGCACCCGACCCGAGAAGCTTGCGCTATGGCCTCACTGTCTTGAAATGTCCCATGTTCTATGTAATAATGGTGACGTACATCATCTACAACTACAACTTCGATATCTTCATGACAACTGTGCCAGACTTTGCCGTTGATCGAGGCACATCTGTGACGGCAGCCGTCGGCTTGGTTCCTCTCTTTTCAATCACTGACACCGTCGGGCGACTGGGACTTCCGGTGCTGGCGGATCGTGGTTACCTGAAGCGCAGCACGCTCGTCATGATTAATTATCTGCTCATGGGGCTGTGCTTGCTCGCCCTCCCGTGGTCTACCTCCTACGTGTCGATACTAGCCATCTGCCTGTGCGTGGCCACTTTCGTCGGTTGTGGAATGACGATGTATCCGGCTATCATGGCCGAGTACGTGGGCTTGGAAAGGCTGCCCATCAGCTATGGAATTGTGGGAACGGTGGCTGGTCCTTTGTTCCTGCTGAAACCATTTCTCATAG GTTACTTCCGGGACAACATAGGCGCCTACGACAGCTTGTACACACTTCTGGCGTCTGCACTCATTGTACTGGCACTCATTTGGCTTGTGGTCGTCTGCgctgaaaacaagaaaaaaggaaCCTGGAGGCTGGAGCATAAGGGCACCCTGGATGACTCGCTTGCCGCGGGTGCTAACCGCTGTCAGTTTACGGGAGAATTCAAGACATCTGCTTGTCCCAACAGGACAGAGGGACCGACCTATTATGTAACATGA